The Mus caroli chromosome 9, CAROLI_EIJ_v1.1, whole genome shotgun sequence DNA window ATTGATTCCTTCGCAAATCCTCTTGAGATTGGGCCTGCAGTTTCCATGCGGACCATAGAGAGTGGAAAGGAATTCCACATCAGCAAAGTGGTTGAAGACATGGTCTATGCGTCCATGGGTTCTGGGTGTCAAGTGTCGCTGTACCAGTTCATGTACCAGGTCCTTGCACTCATGCAGAAGCTTAGAGAGCACATTCGTATCAAAGGTATACTCTACTTCGTAGAAGCTAACCATGGTCATCGCAGTCTGGTTTAGTTTCTTCCGAAGTTTCTCCACAATTATAACCTCCTCTGGACTGAACTGTTTGTTCCGGTAGAGAATACCAATTTTGA harbors:
- the Tnfaip8l3 gene encoding tumor necrosis factor alpha-induced protein 8-like protein 3; translated protein: MDSDSGEQSEGEPGTAAGPHVFSSKNLALQAQKKILSKIASKTVANMLIDDTSSEIFDELYKVTEVHTHNKKEAHKIMKDAIKVAIKIGILYRNKQFSPEEVIIVEKLRKKLNQTAMTMVSFYEVEYTFDTNVLSKLLHECKDLVHELVQRHLTPRTHGRIDHVFNHFADVEFLSTLYGPHGNCRPNLKRICEGINKLLDDKIL